The DNA segment GTGTCTGTCATTCTAAAAGTCGTTTTTGCTGCTGAAAACttattttagttgtttatttgttaattgACATACTTATTTTTGTTGAGAAGTGCGTTATATCCAATGGTTTtggatattttgttttttaattaaaatgcagtaaGCGGTCCACAGAAGAATCATTTTAGCATGTTTTTTTTAGGTGCTTTTTCTTTATGTGCAGCAAAACACCACTCCCACTTCACTGTGTGGCAATGCTATAAATATCAATTTTGAGCAATTtagccattttgttttttttacctgGTTGCCTTGCATAGGTTTTGTATACTGTCGAGTCATATTACATAGTTGGTGTTCTTCATTCTAACTTTCTATTCTACATCACTGCCATTTCATAATGCATAGACTATTTTTCGTCATGCAGTTTTATTGTTTCTATAATATTGCACAAACGCCTTCAATTTTAATGGTGAAGCATTATTGTTGTATGCAGATATAAGATAACTACAATCTGCGTGAGGAAAATGTTGTAGATCTACTCAACATTTGCTGTGTGACAGAATAGTGAAACATGGCATTGGCTTCATTAAATGCCGCTGGAATTGTTGGTGAGTTTGTGTATCTGTTATTTTAACTGGTTGTTTCCTTAATATTTGCTGCCAGGGCTAAactagaaaatatttcaattatgcCAACTGATTAATGATTATTGTCAATGATCGGTATTGTAGTTTGAATTATTTGAAACATCTGtattcaaaaaaaataattttgttccAATTTTCTATTCAAAAAGGTGCCACTTAAACCCAAGTGTGAGATTGTTTGATaggtaaaatttttataactttcttGTTTTAGAAAGGGACAAAAACGGAGGGATTATGTGGGTTTGGTCATTTCCAACCTTTACAGATCTACAGAAAGACATTgcaatgaaaaaatgttgcttaACTTGGCAAACGgacaaacaaatgaaaaatatggaCATTATTCCATTTGTATATTATCAACATAGCAAACTGTGGTTTTATATATTATCAACAGTCACTAGTGAAGAAACTGCTGTAAAAAGTGTAAGCTTATTCATTTCACAATGAAAAGTGGTTGTAAATGGTATTAACTACTACTAACACATAATAGACGATATAAACTAATTTACCATTTATAACAAGGCCTTCTgaagtttaatttgaaaacctaattgctaaaagttcATTGCAATAGAAGTTTTGTGTTAGACTATTCTTTGGACATGTCAATTATGCgattttcattgtttctttaagGTATCCCATTTCTCTATTATATTATGTGGAAAAGATTTCAATCCTGAAAAATATAGCGCTTTGTCTCGAATACTGAGCCGTTGTTATGACGTGTCTGGAAATCCAGTTATAATACTTGAACAGTACTTAAAGGTGCTTACCTTGGGATACTGCCAGAGCAATAATAATGGAGTTTTTAAAGTTGCAGACTTTGATATTCAAAAAACTTACTTAGCTGCTAAGCTTAAAGGTATTATAAAAAATtcgatttttatttgatttattgtattttttatttgtgacaGGAAACTGAAATTTTAGCTATGAAAGTACTTTGGACTACTTTCATTCATGTGATTACAGTATTTAATGTTTATCTTTATAATTTGTAGACTTCATAAATATGTTTGGAATGGAATCTGTCTTGGTGTATGTTGCAGTTGTGTTGAAAAGGAGAGTTGTTGTTTTCCATGATAGAATACAAGCACTACTGGATCTAATTAGGTAACTTCCATCATTTTGCATTGGTTTCTACTgtatagaccaggggtgggcaaatttgttcaatgaaagagtcacttgcggaaaaatataaacaccagcgagccgcaaaatcagtaatgattgtcaatttggttattatactattagtagtcattttgggatattactttttaactaaaagacccataaaaacatgttggtgaggtgcattttgacaacctttgccatagagcagcgtggtccaactgcaggcccgcgagcaccgattttttggcccacgaactgatagtcagctttgatagtcgctattgtcgaggaagaacctcgaccgcagatgtcacattgatcagcatttaatagctaagctcttcagttctaatttaaaaacattggcccgcaggataaaaaaattttctgattttggcccgcgatgaaaagaagtggGACCACGctgccatagagtatagaatctatacctgaaaacaatgtcggaatcgatgtctagtgttacgtcataaacgaaatcctggcctaaataaagaaaaactacacagaaactttcataaacggtactcttggtagcctttacattttttggaattttacgattcgactagaagagccacaaaaaacatgccggagagccgcatgcggctcgcgagccgcagtttgcccacgtctggtATAGACCTTGAACTTCGATCTGGCTTAATGTGGGTATTGTTCAAAACACGACAATCATTCAGTTACCACAATTAATTAAACCTAATTGACATACTTACTAGTGATTGGaagattgaaaaatttttcttggtGATTGTTTCTATTACCAGTTCCAATTTTTACCCACTAAATAAACATGCATACTATTGGTTAATTGAGAAAAAAGAACTAAATAGGCATGTATACTGTAGGTCtcacaaattttattatgAAAGTGAAATAAAGCTGGTATTTTTAGATGTGCCTTATAGTATAGACTAATAAATGTGTGCGGTCAATGTGGAAAACTATGATGTCAACGTTGGTTATAAAACCTGAAGCTGCTATAACCAATAAATAATTCTCACTGATAATTCGAATTAATTTTTCTGCCACTTGTTGTAATcaaggtttaaaaatattctgcAATAGAAGAATtttgtataataaaaatttttggtctGTGCTAACATTCTTCTGGTGTAGATACATACATACATGTATTTATACAAATATtagtgaatttcattgttaaaCTTCTTGATCTAATTGCTGAATTtcagcatttaaaaaaattccaatgGTACCAATGGCATATGTTTTCCATAAAAATCGGTGTAACACTTAAATTATGGGTAAAAATAAGGGTTCAACCTGTTCTCAAGTTTTTCCGATTACTTGTTTCTGGTATCAATCCTAATGATCTTTTTGTTAACAGAGCAATACCGTCCCTGGCCTGGCACCAGCAAGACTGGTCGCATCTTCATCCTTGGGTTGAGGATTTTTCAGAGTTGGAAGAATTGCCATATTTTATCACAGGAACAACGAATCTTGATCTAAAATCGGCCTCTGAGAATTATGATCTTTTTATTGACGGCACGAGAGAAACTATCACACTTTCTACGCATGCAAAAGGTTCTATTTCACTCACTTTGATTACCATTTCATCATTTATACATACTGTCCGTGTCAACTTATTCTCAGTATGAAAGTATCATCCACATTGCTTTATGATGTAAATGAACACTGTAAGTAACCTAATGTCATAATTTGCTTTTGTAGATACCTTTGCACTTGGTAAAATTCACAAAGATATTGCCAAAACAATGGTTGATCTCGCCAGTGATATTGATTCGACGAATCAGGACTTAATCGAGGTGGGTAGTACGTGTTTAATGACCATAATGTAATTCACAGTGCATTTAGGTTTTGTAAAAGATGTGCATAATATGACAGTTTTGAACAAATATCTACACTGCTGGTTCGAAGAATGCTCCTGGCGTTACAATATGTAGCAAACAACCGAAAATGATCATAATTAAttggcaaatattttttaggCTATCGATGTAAAAACTCAGGACATTATTTCCAAACTGCGCTCACTAGGTGGCAACGAAGATCGTGTATCtcttaaagaaataaaatctaaGAAATTTAATCAAACAACTGAAAACTTCTTAATTAATCTTGCAATCGCTGAGAGACTAATTGATTCCTGATAATTATTATGTACTCTActttcattaaatttattttaattcataAGACAGCTCTGTATGTTTTCCCACtttcaaattcattttcatGATGAACAGAGCGAATCTTTCATGTTGACAAGTTCACGAACAAGTTACTCTTGGTTATTTTTCTCAATGCTATTTATTCTTTGTCTGACCAATAATATCCTTCCACAGTGAGCAGAGTAAACAGTGCATGCATTAACCTTGCGGTCTCGACTTGCTTACCAGATTTTTTACTGTCATTGTGGTATGCTCAAATTTAACCCACATCAAAACAACTACTTTTTTCGCTTCCACAAGGCAAATTTCTTGTAGCATTGCCGTCATTTGTGTATGATTTTCATCAACCGTTTATTCGCTTCACATATATGTGCGTTTAAAATTACACTGCTATAACAGTCCCGCAATGTTGATTTTGTGCAATAAACTATATATTTCCTTTACAAATCTAAGCACTGCCAACAATGATCAGCATTGGAACGTTACGTGCGTCTTGCGGAAtatttgatttctttgttCCCTTTACAAACTGCATGTTGCGCAAAGTTTTTGTTAGTCGTTCCGAAAGTCATCTCCATCGAAGCAGCAGCAGTCTTTCTCTGAGCAGTGTCTTCTCAGGAGACACAGTGCAAAGCAACGTTAATCATTTGTACTGTTCTTGAGCTGAAAGAAGAGTGAATTTCGGAGTAAGAAAACAATCATGTCAAGCGCTACTACGTTCTTCCACTTTGGTCGATGTAAGATAATTAATCAGAAACTTCCTTGCGTTAAAAAAGGTCTTAACAGAGTGCCATTCATACGTGAAGCGCGAAATATGATTAGTAGTTATTAATCCGTTAATAGCTAGCTGTGTTTGTTTCACAGcggaaaagaaatttaaatagCTTTTGTTGCACTGAAGTGCTACCTATCTTATGTAATAAGTGTGTTTTAAATACAGGTAGTTactttcaaaagaaaataattagGCCAACTTTTGCTACTTTGAAACGACTTAACAGGTTTTAGCTCTGGACGATACGTTTTACAAGTGCAAGTAGAATTCGCCTAACATGACCACCCGCTTTATTTGAACATTTTGGTACAGTCCCAAATTTTGCcatataaaattttctgtttactATGAAAAGTCTTCGGGTATTgtgacaattttttcaaaactttcgtGTCAATTATGAAGCGTGACAGAGACAATCGTGCCACATGTATTCTTAATGCACTTACTGACATCGACTTTCATGTTGCTGTATAACGTTAATGATAGAAAATGATGAATTcaatctttttgttattttgtgaCTAACTGTATCGATCCTTGCGTGGTTAAACGGTACCGTAGCAGCTTCGATTATTGTGACCATTCGATGTATTCTGACCAAAATGAACTGATCCCAAGGTGGTCTTAATAAGCAGAGTccaattaaataataataagtagCGCTCAGTAGTAAACCTGAGCGTTCGTGAAATGGTTAAGTTTGTTGAGAACGAAAATGTTCGTACATACTGTAGTGTGTATGTCATGAAcgtatttcaaattttcttgcTAATTTCTGGTGTGGTTTGATTAGCCTAATTGGCCTAAACCACAATATTACTTTGATTTTGTTCATTGGATTTTTGTCCGTGCGGATGTATTTtctatatatactgtacattcgGTTTATATCCTTATAGATACACATTCGTTATTTACAACAGTAGCAGGATTTCACTTTAAAATCGTTTACACATGTACTGTACGCACAATCCGAATCTACACATGTATTTTGATAGATTCGTGTTACGCGGTTGATCGTACTTAATGTGATTTGATGGCATGTTCTCAAAACCTCACAAATTTAGTTTGGTAGCAATAAAACGTAGTAATTTTTACCGTAACCCAGTGAACTATTTTCTGTTGTAAGCATTGCAATCGAACAGCAagtcattgtttattttttgtactaGGGATGTTTTAGTCTTAACGCTACCAGGAATGGCGTCGTTTCACAAGTAAAGAAGTATTGGAGTTGGACGGTAAGATGTTAGCAATCCGACTAACTAATTGCAGTTTTTAGACAAATAGCATTAAGATGGGTAGGCCTATATGAAAATCCTGAACGTTGATATTTCTCTATACGACAAACTCTTCGACTTTCGGAGAGGACTGAATTAGCGTGGTCAACAAAATCTCTATTAACTTATAGGGCATTTTACTTTCGAGACGTTAACCGATAATTCTATCTAAAAAGTTGCATTGATATATGATAAGCTCGAAGTGACCACTTTGCAGCCTCAGGCAACACGTGTGGGTAGGAAATATTAATCGCATAGGGTAGACCGGTGTCGCGTTAGGAATGGtagatttttatattttttatgctGGTGAAAGTCATGAAAATTGCGCAATAGGATAGGATAATATAGCGGACCAATACGGTTAAACGTTTAATGTCAGAAGTTATCTCGCGCCTAGACGgataacttttcaaaaattgaaacttttttgtcaaaatttgatacttACCCGattataataaactttttacaaagttttgctttttcgtTACAGGGTGGAATTTATATAACTAGAAAATTTTGTCGCGATCAAAAAAAGTCTTTATGTAAGTAGGTTCTGGAGCAATTATTTGGACGTAAAAGTATTGCAAGTATCTATACCGCAAAAAGTTCGATATAAGTATATGTTAGGCTGTAAGTCatcaatatttattttgttaattattttGCTGTAGCCTATTATTCTTTTTAGTATGATTTCGGCGCATCTATGCGACTATTTTTGTAAGGTGCTGATACTCATCACATAAATGCACATAGCACGTAATATATCAAATGCTGATAACTTAGATAACTAAAAACTATACCATAAAAACCGAACGTATACTTGCAAATGGCACGTGCCTTCATGTGCTCAAAAGCGGGTTAAGTTTTGTCAACAACCGGCGGTTTGGTGATTTTGCATTCCCTGGTTTTGTATACAAAAGGTGTGATTTTTACATTCTATGGAAAAACACTGGTTTGACGGCTTTTGCAATGCCAACAAAGGCACGATATTTTCAAAGTGCGTGGAAGTATTGCCTCAAGCTATATTCGAACACGTAGCGCTTAAGCCATTGGTTCATTTTACGCTATGTTTTTGGTATCTTTAGGTTACAACAATAGACAAATCGCGGTATACTGTTGTAACTGTTGTAACTGTGGTACATACACCACAGTTTAATACATATAtgaatgataaataatttagAGTTGcgtttgataataattatatcTTTTTACTTATGGAGGTTTTCAAATGTATAAGAAAGCTTGGCTACTTAATCGATTTGAATAATTGCTCAATTTGGGTCCATTATATCTATTTATTCCAATTTACAgcagtttgtttatttataacttttattGAACCAttacttgtttatttattgtatttaatttttcgCAACGTGGCCAATTCAAGAGATCAGTTGCTATATATACTTTGTTGTTTGGTT comes from the Clavelina lepadiformis chromosome 5, kaClaLepa1.1, whole genome shotgun sequence genome and includes:
- the LOC143461295 gene encoding DENN domain-containing protein 10-like, with product MALASLNAAGIVERDKNGGIMWVWSFPTFTDLQKDIAMKKCCLTWQTDKQMKNMDIIPFVYYQHSKLWFYILSTVTSEETAVKSVSHFSIILCGKDFNPEKYSALSRILSRCYDVSGNPVIILEQYLKVLTLGYCQSNNNGVFKVADFDIQKTYLAAKLKDFINMFGMESVLVYVAVVLKRRVVVFHDRIQALLDLIRAIPSLAWHQQDWSHLHPWVEDFSELEELPYFITGTTNLDLKSASENYDLFIDGTRETITLSTHAKDTFALGKIHKDIAKTMVDLASDIDSTNQDLIEAIDVKTQDIISKLRSLGGNEDRVSLKEIKSKKFNQTTENFLINLAIAERLIDS